In Herbaspirillum sp. WKF16, one genomic interval encodes:
- a CDS encoding FadR/GntR family transcriptional regulator yields the protein MSFDPIVQKSISEQVAQRLLTMIRSGLLKPDQQLPPERELAAMLGVGRPAVREAIRGLALLGLLRIRQGEGTFVSSLETRELLEPLEMIIDLNAGTLEALFDARLIIETGVAALAATHIADAELNRLVANVEDEARLLSDPAAFAAADVEFHEAIIEACDNPFLQSIAGSLYMLGKKSRTITSRIPATLERSLQDHREILDALKARDPQKASDAMRNHLLHVRDAYRGAAGSKDESVHD from the coding sequence ATGTCTTTTGATCCCATCGTCCAGAAGTCCATTTCCGAGCAAGTCGCCCAGCGCTTGCTGACCATGATCCGCAGCGGCCTTCTCAAGCCGGATCAGCAGCTGCCCCCCGAGCGCGAGCTGGCGGCCATGCTGGGCGTGGGTCGGCCGGCGGTGCGCGAGGCCATCCGCGGCCTGGCGCTGCTGGGCCTGCTGCGCATCCGCCAGGGCGAGGGCACCTTCGTCAGCTCGCTGGAGACGCGCGAGCTGCTGGAACCGCTGGAGATGATCATCGACCTGAACGCCGGCACGCTGGAGGCGCTGTTCGACGCGCGCCTGATCATCGAGACCGGCGTGGCCGCGCTGGCCGCCACCCACATCGCCGATGCCGAGCTCAACCGGCTGGTGGCCAACGTGGAAGACGAGGCGCGCCTGTTGTCCGACCCGGCCGCCTTCGCCGCGGCCGACGTCGAGTTCCACGAGGCCATCATCGAGGCCTGCGACAATCCGTTCCTGCAAAGCATCGCCGGCAGCCTGTACATGCTGGGCAAGAAGAGCCGCACCATCACCTCGCGCATCCCGGCCACGCTGGAGCGCAGCCTGCAAGATCACCGCGAGATCCTGGACGCGCTCAAGGCGCGCGATCCGCAGAAGGCCTCCGACGCCATGCGCAACCACCTGCTGCACGTGCGCGACGCTTATCGCGGCGCGGCCGGCAGCAAGGACGAGTCGGTGCACGACTGA
- a CDS encoding SDR family NAD(P)-dependent oxidoreductase: MLDLAGKVVFISGASTGIGAAAARAFGARGAHVVVHYNSSAKEAELVAADVRETGSKAITIGADVRDSNAINKAVASAVEQLGRIDVLINNAGSLVKREPLEKVTDELFDDIIAINSRSVVAFTRAVIPIMRKQGGGNIINVTSVAARHGGGPGALIYAASKGFVSTITRGMAKELVVDKIRVNAVAPGVIVTPFHDRFSTAEQMEGFRKSIPMGRVGEPDECSGAFLYLASDQMSGYVTGQIIEVNGGQYMP, encoded by the coding sequence ATGCTAGACCTGGCTGGAAAAGTCGTCTTCATCAGCGGTGCGAGCACCGGCATCGGCGCGGCCGCCGCGCGCGCCTTCGGCGCCCGCGGCGCGCACGTCGTGGTCCACTACAACAGTTCGGCCAAGGAGGCCGAGCTGGTCGCCGCCGACGTGCGCGAGACCGGCAGCAAAGCCATCACCATCGGCGCCGACGTGCGCGACAGCAATGCCATCAACAAGGCGGTGGCCAGCGCGGTCGAGCAGCTCGGCCGCATCGACGTGCTGATCAACAACGCCGGCAGCCTGGTCAAGCGCGAGCCGCTGGAGAAGGTCACCGACGAACTGTTCGACGACATCATCGCCATCAATTCGCGTTCGGTGGTGGCCTTCACGCGCGCCGTGATCCCCATCATGCGCAAGCAGGGCGGCGGCAACATCATCAACGTCACCTCGGTGGCGGCGCGCCACGGCGGCGGCCCCGGCGCGCTGATCTACGCGGCCTCCAAGGGCTTCGTGAGCACCATCACGCGCGGCATGGCCAAGGAGCTGGTGGTCGACAAGATCCGCGTCAACGCGGTGGCGCCGGGCGTGATCGTGACCCCCTTCCACGACCGCTTCTCCACTGCCGAGCAGATGGAAGGCTTCCGCAAATCCATCCCGATGGGCCGCGTCGGCGAGCCCGACGAATGCAGCGGCGCCTTCCTCTACCTGGCCTCGGATCAGATGTCGGGCTACGTGACGGGACAGATCATCGAGGTCAACGGCGGGCAGTACATGCCGTGA